A stretch of Eleutherodactylus coqui strain aEleCoq1 chromosome 2, aEleCoq1.hap1, whole genome shotgun sequence DNA encodes these proteins:
- the LOC136611055 gene encoding E3 ubiquitin/ISG15 ligase TRIM25-like, with translation MASAAVRDELLCSICLSTYTDPVMLRCGHNFCRVCIHRVLDTQDEAGVYSCPECREESQERPALMRCLALCNIVENLLITPPTQTEAGIFCTYCVDSPVPAAKSCLLCEASLCEKHLRVHSKSAEHVLCEPSANLEDRKCSVHKKILEYYCTEDAACICVSCSLAGEHRGHRVEMLDEASEKKKERLRNVLQKLITRREETEERVRSLEECKRKAQEKASGEAERVTALCRDIRRRLDDVEKRVLSEISRQEKEESFSLSALMKKLEIQKDELSRKMRHMEELCNMTDPLTVLQEPDTGDLYDPEDTGGHDGGHDGGDGDTGGHDGGDGDTRGHGEPLHDVDGPDVAVISDTFHTLCDIVTDIMRGIYMEDPADILLDVNTAANDIHISDDLKTATGTQENQNRPETAERFQHNQVMSRRGFSSGRHYWDVEISGSVRWRVGMCYPSIDRRGQQSYIGDNNKSWGLRRFNNQYLVRHDSKVIPLPHIISSNRVRICLDYGAGRLSFYALCDPIRHLHTFTASFTEPLHAVLRVNAGLITILGEATTGRNHNRN, from the exons ATGGCGTCTGCTGCTGTGAGAGACGAgctgctctgctccatctgtctgagcacttatacagatcctgtaatgctgagatgtggacacaacttctgccGGGTCTGTATTCATCGTGTGCTGGATACACAGGACGAGGCTGGAGTTTATTCCTGTCCTGAATGCAGAGAGGAGTCTCAGGAGCGGCCGGCATTGATGAGATGCTTAGCTCTGTGTAACATCGTGGAGAACCTCCTGATTACTCCTCCGACACAGACGGAAGCCGGGATCTtctgcacttactgtgtggactCTCCTGTACCGGCCGCTAAATCCTGTCTGCTGTGTGAAGCTTCTCTGTGCGAGAAACACCTGAGAGTTCACAGCAAGTCAGCAGAACACGTCTTATGTGAGCCCAGCGCCAACCTGGAGGACAGGAAATGTTCTGTCCATAAGAAGATCCTAGAATATTACTGCACTGAGGACGCCGCTTGTATCTGTGTGTCCTGCAGTTTGGCCGGAGAACATCGGGGTCATCGGGTGGAGATGCTGGACGAGGCCtctgagaagaagaaggagagactGAGAAATGTTCTCCAGAAACTGATCACAAGGAGGGAGGAGACTGAGGAAAGAGTCCGGAGTCTGGAGGAGTGCAAGAGAAaagctcaagaaaaagcatctggAGAAGCTGAGAGAGTCACTGCCCTGTGTAGAGACATCAGGAGACGGCTGGACGATGTGGAGAAGAGGGTCCTGAGCGAGATCTCCAGGCAGGAGAAGGAAGAGTCATTCTCACTGTCTGCTCTGATGAagaagctggaaatacagaaggacgagctgtccaggaagatgagacACATGGAGGAGCTGTGTAACATGACTGATCCACTGACTGTCTTACAGGAACCAGACACCGGGGACTTGTATGATCCTGAGGAcacagggggacatgatggag gacatgatggaggtgatggggacacggggggacatgatggaggtgatggggacacgcGGGGACATGGTGAACCGCTTCATGATGTAGATGGTCCGGATGTGGCTGTGATCTCAGACACATTTCACACATTATGTGACATAGTAACAGATATAATGAGGGGGATCTATATGGAGGATCCTGCAGACATATTACTGGATGTAAACACAGCTGCTAATGATATCCATATATCAGATGACCTGAAAACGGCAACCGGGACACAAGAGAACCAGAACCGTCCAGAAACAGCAGAGAGATTCCAGCATAATCAGGTGATGAGCAGGAGGGGATTCTCCTCAGGACGACATTACTGGGATGTGGAGATCAGTGGATCAGTGAGGTGGAGGGTGGGGATGTGTTACCCCAGTATagacaggagggggcagcagtcaTACATTGGAGATAATAACAAGTCCTGGGGTTTGAGGAGGTTTAATAATCAGTATTTAGTGAGACATGATAGTAAAGTGATTCCGTTACCTCACATTATATCCAGTAATAGAGTCAGGATCTGCCTGGATTATGGGGCCGGGCGGCTGTCCTTTTATGCGCTGTGTGACCccatcagacacttacacaccttcACTGCCTCCTTCACCGAGCCGCTTCATGCTGTATTACGTGTGAATGCCGGTTTAATAACGATATTGGGAGAAGCAACAACTGGGAGAAACCATAATAGAAACTGA